One window from the genome of Streptomyces sp. NBC_00287 encodes:
- a CDS encoding NACHT N-terminal helical domain 7-containing protein, with product MAVAFPRALRNYRVRHLRDALCGRRAAVRLPWALLHRRCAAGALAVAGTSVSFTSGEPYQSGLLLGVAVRFSGGDDGVVVPYGVCPGILAPEGAGDAGTVALLTPSAGPAPELVLALFGVVAQLSQLSSSLVSGTAERIEGLGRFERTERLAAAHAVIVVAPTVTCWRKHSQRAAYSQQVSFVDEFECHPRAVRLGVHDACCSSRYGSPLASRDPGVDAARLRKIHVVRGNVSRGRLLNRTT from the coding sequence ATGGCCGTTGCTTTCCCCCGCGCGCTGCGGAACTACCGCGTCCGCCACCTTCGTGATGCTCTCTGCGGCCGCCGTGCGGCAGTGCGGTTGCCCTGGGCGCTGTTGCATCGCCGGTGTGCGGCGGGCGCGTTGGCGGTGGCGGGTACCTCGGTCAGCTTCACGAGCGGGGAGCCGTACCAGTCGGGACTCCTCTTGGGGGTGGCGGTCCGCTTCAGCGGCGGAGATGACGGAGTTGTGGTTCCGTATGGCGTCTGCCCGGGCATTCTGGCTCCCGAGGGGGCGGGGGATGCCGGGACCGTTGCGTTGCTGACGCCGTCCGCCGGGCCCGCGCCCGAATTGGTCCTTGCGCTCTTCGGGGTGGTCGCCCAACTATCCCAGCTCAGCTCTTCATTGGTGTCGGGTACTGCCGAACGGATCGAGGGCCTGGGCCGGTTCGAGCGCACCGAGCGCCTGGCCGCAGCCCACGCGGTCATCGTGGTGGCCCCTACGGTGACGTGCTGGCGCAAGCACAGCCAACGGGCTGCATACTCCCAACAAGTGTCGTTTGTCGATGAGTTCGAATGTCATCCGAGGGCCGTGAGGCTTGGGGTGCATGACGCGTGTTGTTCCTCCCGGTACGGTAGCCCGCTCGCCAGCCGGGACCCCGGGGTGGATGCGGCACGCCTCCGGAAAATTCACGTAGTCCGAGGGAACGTTTCGCGCGGACGGCTCCTCAACAGGACGACATAG
- a CDS encoding DUF3995 domain-containing protein: MPCWPGNAPTRAAALVASVLTADALLHLYWTTGATWPAADDRSLSHAVLGTDVPFTPPILLPLAALLLTAAAFVLAHSRRPRHLLLRVGTLAVAAGLSLRALAGSYWLFAQETGTAFYWLNLTLYTPLCVVLAVAALRVARWKDAARA; this comes from the coding sequence ATGCCGTGCTGGCCCGGCAATGCCCCGACCCGCGCTGCCGCGCTCGTCGCCTCGGTGCTCACCGCTGACGCTCTGCTCCACCTCTACTGGACGACGGGAGCCACATGGCCCGCCGCCGACGACAGAAGCCTGTCCCACGCGGTTCTTGGTACGGATGTACCGTTCACACCACCGATCCTGCTCCCTCTGGCCGCCCTGCTCCTCACCGCCGCCGCCTTCGTCCTCGCCCACTCTCGCAGGCCCCGCCACCTGCTGCTCCGCGTCGGCACACTGGCCGTGGCCGCGGGTCTGTCACTGCGCGCTCTGGCAGGGAGCTACTGGCTGTTCGCCCAGGAGACCGGCACCGCCTTCTACTGGCTCAACCTCACGCTCTACACCCCACTGTGCGTCGTCCTGGCCGTCGCCGCCCTGCGCGTGGCGCGGTGGAAGGATGCGGCCCGTGCCTGA
- a CDS encoding RNA polymerase sigma factor: MRPVPDEHPDDRTVRLVRAAQRGDTLAMAELLDILAPYVGRVCAPIALGQGADAAQEALVAVFKSLRTLKDPAALRGWVRAIAVREAIRVAHRAARTVPADLSALPARGDPQLSADIRDVLDRLSPEHRAVLVLRDVEGLDERTAAALLGVRTGTVKSRLHRARNTFRKAWTS, encoded by the coding sequence ATGCGGCCCGTGCCTGATGAACACCCCGATGACCGGACGGTCCGGCTTGTGCGAGCCGCCCAGCGTGGCGACACCCTCGCCATGGCCGAACTCCTGGACATCCTCGCGCCGTACGTGGGCCGCGTCTGCGCCCCCATAGCCCTGGGCCAGGGCGCGGACGCCGCGCAAGAGGCCCTCGTGGCAGTCTTCAAGTCGCTGCGCACCCTGAAGGACCCAGCGGCACTGCGCGGCTGGGTCCGGGCCATCGCCGTGCGGGAGGCGATCCGTGTCGCGCACCGCGCCGCCCGCACCGTACCGGCCGATCTCAGCGCGCTCCCCGCCCGTGGCGACCCCCAACTCTCCGCCGATATCAGGGACGTACTGGACCGGCTCTCCCCCGAACACCGCGCGGTGCTGGTGCTGCGCGACGTTGAAGGCCTGGACGAGCGCACCGCCGCGGCCCTGCTCGGTGTGCGTACGGGCACCGTCAAGTCGCGGCTGCACCGGGCCCGCAACACCTTCCGGAAGGCGTGGACGTCATGA
- a CDS encoding SRPBCC family protein: MTDLDPVRRLHALAGGIRGAYVTEAHIDAPFERVWDLLGDLDGAFGQVVPDMERLRVVRRQGERVEALARSKYGMRARLRGVQRPGWCWLQSRFLLVGVAAAPDGPGTRVAFTGGVRLPARAALIPLGVRREGGRSVERLTALL, from the coding sequence ATGACCGATCTCGACCCCGTACGCCGCCTGCACGCTTTGGCCGGCGGCATTCGCGGCGCCTACGTGACCGAGGCACATATCGACGCCCCGTTCGAGCGGGTCTGGGACCTGCTGGGCGACCTGGACGGCGCCTTCGGGCAGGTCGTGCCCGATATGGAGCGGCTGCGCGTGGTCCGCCGGCAGGGCGAGCGCGTGGAGGCACTGGCGCGCAGCAAATACGGGATGCGCGCACGTCTGCGTGGGGTGCAGCGGCCCGGCTGGTGCTGGTTGCAGAGCCGGTTCCTGCTGGTCGGGGTGGCGGCGGCGCCGGACGGCCCAGGCACTCGGGTGGCGTTCACCGGAGGCGTGCGCCTGCCGGCCCGCGCCGCGCTGATCCCCCTGGGCGTACGTCGTGAGGGCGGCCGTAGCGTCGAGCGCCTGACGGCGCTGCTGTGA